In Desulfomonile tiedjei DSM 6799, a genomic segment contains:
- the atpH gene encoding ATP synthase F1 subunit delta: MINTTLAKRYARALVEIGTEQNALESYGDNLASIVELVNASKDFREILINPVFTKDDKKKIADDILDRMGTDRMVRNFINVLIDRKRIDQLTAIEKAFREQVDDIRGITRGEVTSAEPISQEELDRVTEALSKITGKQVLVTTKTDPYLIGGLVARVGDMAFDGTIRTQLNQLKESLKG; this comes from the coding sequence GTGATCAACACCACTTTAGCGAAACGATATGCCAGAGCATTGGTAGAAATCGGTACCGAACAGAATGCACTTGAATCGTACGGCGACAACCTTGCAAGCATCGTCGAGTTGGTGAATGCTTCCAAGGACTTCCGTGAAATCCTGATCAATCCGGTCTTTACCAAAGATGACAAGAAGAAAATTGCGGATGACATTCTGGATAGAATGGGAACCGATCGCATGGTTCGCAATTTCATAAACGTCCTGATCGATCGAAAACGTATCGACCAGCTTACCGCAATAGAAAAAGCATTCAGAGAACAAGTTGATGACATTCGGGGGATTACCCGAGGAGAAGTTACAAGCGCGGAACCGATATCGCAGGAAGAACTGGACCGAGTCACCGAGGCCCTTTCGAAGATAACGGGAAAGCAGGTTCTGGTAACCACGAAAACAGACCCCTATCTTATCGGGGGGCTCGTTGCCAGAGTCGGAGACATGGCCTTTGACGGGACCATACGTACCCAGCTCAACCAGCTCAAGGAAAGCCTGAAGGGATAG
- a CDS encoding F0F1 ATP synthase subunit B family protein, translating to MKCYRSALLFLIVPVVLFSTDAFAAAAEASPWTTSMLLWRVINTAALIGILIYVLRKPLTSFFSERKAQIQKDLEDARKDRDLAESMIAEYKQKLAGMEQELESMRVELKKSAEVESAKVIANAERMAATMVESARLAAEQEVRKAKAELKNEAATLAVELAETLIREQIDEDDRQRLVEEYLVKVGGIK from the coding sequence ATGAAATGTTATCGATCGGCTTTGTTATTTTTAATCGTACCCGTAGTCCTTTTTTCAACGGATGCTTTCGCGGCTGCTGCTGAAGCTTCTCCGTGGACTACGAGCATGCTTCTTTGGCGAGTAATTAACACCGCTGCTCTTATCGGTATACTGATTTATGTGTTAAGAAAGCCGCTCACGAGCTTCTTTTCGGAAAGAAAGGCCCAGATTCAAAAGGATCTGGAAGATGCCCGAAAAGATCGTGATCTCGCCGAGAGTATGATAGCAGAATACAAACAGAAATTGGCTGGGATGGAACAAGAGCTCGAAAGTATGCGTGTCGAGCTGAAGAAATCCGCAGAAGTCGAAAGCGCCAAGGTAATAGCCAATGCAGAGAGAATGGCCGCTACCATGGTGGAATCTGCGAGATTGGCGGCCGAGCAGGAAGTGCGCAAAGCAAAGGCCGAATTGAAGAACGAGGCGGCGACTTTGGCTGTGGAGTTAGCTGAAACGCTCATACGTGAGCAGATCGATGAGGATGACCGTCAGAGGCTTGTAGAAGAATACCTAGTTAAAGTTGGGGGTATCAAGTGA
- a CDS encoding ATP synthase F0 subunit B, with protein sequence MIQLNFTLFIQLINFLALLFILNAILYKPIMAKMREREAQIRKDKEKALELEQEVREQEKQHQDALAKSRQTAAQEKAALLAEAKAKEAAFLEKARGEASRIVDDMKASIQAEVGEARKTLKTQMTPLAESITRKILGRAIS encoded by the coding sequence GTGATTCAACTTAACTTCACGCTTTTCATTCAGTTGATCAACTTTCTGGCTCTGTTATTCATTTTGAACGCTATCTTGTATAAGCCTATCATGGCCAAGATGCGGGAACGGGAAGCCCAGATCCGGAAAGACAAAGAAAAAGCTCTTGAGCTTGAACAGGAAGTTCGGGAACAAGAGAAACAACACCAGGATGCACTCGCAAAAAGCAGACAGACCGCTGCTCAGGAAAAAGCGGCTTTGTTGGCTGAAGCGAAAGCAAAAGAAGCGGCATTCCTGGAAAAAGCACGGGGTGAAGCTTCCCGTATCGTGGATGATATGAAAGCTTCAATTCAGGCGGAAGTAGGGGAAGCCAGAAAAACGCTCAAAACACAGATGACCCCTCTTGCGGAATCCATCACGCGGAAAATTCTGGGGAGGGCAATCTCATGA
- a CDS encoding bactofilin family protein, translating to MLRFRKAKSDAVSGFLGSQTEFTGKLAFSGVVHLDGNFSGEIVSRGTLVVGRDSVVNAQIHSNILKIAGEVRGDLTATEKIELYPPAKVYGNIRTPSLVVEEGVIFEGTCSMSSSGQAVVIDQLEADTSLDDDPLEAISAQAWPPDQDDDSALRVEPTDKSTLIKHDQ from the coding sequence ATGCTGCGATTCAGAAAAGCCAAAAGTGACGCAGTAAGCGGCTTTCTCGGTTCCCAAACCGAATTCACCGGTAAACTTGCTTTTTCAGGGGTTGTTCACCTGGACGGAAATTTCTCAGGGGAGATCGTCAGTCGCGGTACGCTGGTTGTGGGCAGAGATTCCGTGGTAAACGCTCAAATTCATTCAAACATACTGAAAATAGCAGGAGAAGTCCGGGGCGACCTCACGGCCACCGAGAAAATAGAACTCTACCCTCCTGCCAAAGTATATGGGAATATTCGCACCCCCAGCCTCGTGGTGGAAGAAGGCGTCATCTTCGAGGGTACATGCAGTATGTCCTCATCCGGTCAAGCGGTGGTCATCGATCAGTTAGAGGCGGATACGTCGCTTGATGACGACCCGTTAGAAGCCATTTCGGCACAGGCTTGGCCTCCCGATCAGGACGACGATAGTGCACTTCGTGTGGAGCCTACTGACAAGAGTACCCTAATCAAGCATGATCAGTAA
- the rodA gene encoding rod shape-determining protein RodA, giving the protein MQQMGYKLNQPSLVMKELPLLCLAAILAGIGLMLIYSATCPMGEAGRTYVIKQITWCSFGLVLMSIFLLFDYHVLERWAVWIYIIVVVALIAVWGVGKVTAGSRRWIELGLMRFQPSEFAKLAMVIVLAKYFQNRAGREGSQLGEIVQALMLTAVPFCLVLIQPDLGTAGVIVLISLSVIVFVVANKKILLWAGGVFLGLLPIVLLVGDRFLLDYQKRRLLTFLNPDYDPLGAGYHIIQSQIAIGSGGILGKGFLKGTQNQLMFLPVKHTDFIFSILAEEWGFIGCVVVLLLFTILFFRGFGIAGKSKDNFGAILAFGCTVLLFWHVVVNVGMVMGLLPVVGVPLVFLSYGGSSLLVSFLAVAILVNVSMRRYSY; this is encoded by the coding sequence ATGCAACAGATGGGATACAAGCTGAATCAGCCTTCTCTCGTCATGAAGGAACTGCCTCTTCTTTGTCTTGCAGCTATTCTCGCCGGGATCGGCCTTATGCTTATTTACAGTGCTACCTGTCCTATGGGGGAAGCCGGCAGAACCTATGTGATAAAGCAGATCACCTGGTGCAGTTTCGGGCTGGTACTCATGTCGATCTTTCTGCTCTTCGATTATCATGTCCTGGAACGCTGGGCAGTCTGGATTTACATCATTGTGGTCGTGGCTCTCATTGCCGTTTGGGGGGTGGGGAAAGTGACCGCAGGCTCGAGACGATGGATCGAACTTGGGCTCATGCGTTTTCAACCGTCCGAATTTGCCAAATTGGCAATGGTCATTGTGTTGGCAAAGTATTTTCAGAACAGAGCCGGACGGGAAGGGAGCCAATTAGGAGAAATAGTTCAAGCTCTCATGCTTACTGCCGTTCCGTTCTGTCTCGTGCTGATTCAGCCGGATCTCGGTACCGCAGGAGTAATCGTGCTGATCTCGCTGTCTGTGATCGTCTTCGTCGTTGCCAACAAGAAAATTCTTCTCTGGGCAGGGGGGGTGTTCCTGGGATTGCTGCCCATAGTGTTGCTCGTCGGTGACAGGTTCCTCCTGGATTATCAAAAGAGGCGATTGCTTACGTTTCTCAATCCTGACTACGATCCGCTCGGCGCCGGGTACCACATTATCCAGTCACAGATAGCAATCGGTTCCGGAGGAATTCTCGGCAAAGGATTCTTGAAAGGCACTCAGAATCAACTCATGTTTCTGCCGGTAAAGCACACGGATTTCATTTTCTCCATTTTGGCGGAAGAATGGGGGTTCATCGGCTGTGTGGTTGTCCTTCTGTTATTTACCATACTATTCTTTCGAGGATTCGGTATAGCAGGCAAATCCAAAGACAACTTCGGCGCTATACTTGCCTTTGGATGCACTGTGCTGCTCTTCTGGCACGTAGTGGTGAACGTGGGCATGGTAATGGGCTTACTGCCCGTAGTGGGGGTGCCCCTTGTCTTTTTGAGCTACGGAGGTTCTTCGTTGCTGGTGTCTTTTCTGGCTGTGGCTATACTCGTGAATGTCAGTATGAGGCGCTACTCATACTGA
- the mrdA gene encoding penicillin-binding protein 2, producing MAELPTQEHFRDRIDLRVRIAIILMTLLMGVLAAKLWHLQLIQGDAYNEKSDSNRVRLARLTPTRGRILDVKGRVLAENTPSFVLSIVPGELEKPVELIQSYAPILGITPERMRNSIERSRNLPKYMHYPVKKNMSLEEVSLVRSRMSESRGVLLEVKPLRLYPGQDNLCHVIGTTGEISQDELAKASRVGYQTGDSLGKTGIEKEYEAYLRGEEGWEQVEIDAKGRTLATMARKPPKNGADVILTVDSAFQRFVEEVFIHRAGSVVALDPDTGRVLAMVSKPGFDLNLFSPSISERQWKTLNSDPLHPLENRATRGLYSPASTFKAITALAALSEKVVTPDKKFVCKGQLELGGQVFRCWNPYGHGRVDLHRGIVESCDTYFYELGLKLGPDRIAKYASLFGMGAPTGVGLPQELPGLVPTSAWKMRAYGDSWKDGETLTVAIGQGYLVCTPIQLAVMTAALSNGGKVFKPSIVSQIVAADGTTVFNHSPVVRWEIPIDPYHLSLLDSALVDVVTDKKGTGKRCRIPGIKVHAKTGTSQVIRVKQRTKEEDQIPYHERTHAMFIAYVNDRPQKIALIIIVEHGGGGGASAAPLARKILARYYGVPDPGDPED from the coding sequence ATGGCTGAGCTTCCTACTCAAGAACATTTTCGCGACAGAATAGATTTGCGGGTCAGAATCGCAATAATTCTCATGACTTTACTCATGGGAGTGCTTGCGGCCAAGCTGTGGCATCTCCAGTTGATCCAGGGAGATGCTTACAACGAGAAATCCGACAGTAATCGTGTGCGACTGGCACGACTGACTCCCACAAGAGGCAGGATTCTCGACGTCAAAGGCAGGGTGCTTGCCGAGAACACGCCTAGTTTTGTGCTCTCGATCGTACCCGGTGAACTGGAAAAACCCGTCGAGTTGATCCAGTCGTATGCCCCCATACTAGGGATCACCCCGGAACGTATGCGGAATAGCATCGAACGAAGTCGCAACCTCCCCAAATACATGCACTACCCCGTAAAGAAAAACATGAGCTTGGAGGAAGTTTCCTTAGTCAGATCACGCATGTCCGAGTCTCGGGGGGTTCTTCTGGAAGTGAAACCGCTCAGGTTGTATCCGGGCCAGGACAATCTTTGTCATGTAATTGGAACTACAGGAGAGATATCCCAGGACGAACTCGCAAAAGCTTCACGCGTAGGGTATCAAACTGGAGATTCCCTCGGGAAGACCGGAATAGAAAAAGAATACGAAGCATACCTGAGAGGTGAAGAAGGGTGGGAACAAGTCGAAATAGACGCCAAAGGCCGCACGCTCGCCACCATGGCGCGAAAGCCTCCGAAAAACGGGGCTGACGTCATACTTACCGTTGATTCGGCTTTTCAACGATTTGTCGAGGAAGTGTTCATACATCGGGCCGGCTCGGTTGTGGCGCTCGATCCGGATACTGGGCGGGTGTTGGCTATGGTCAGCAAGCCGGGATTCGACCTGAATCTCTTTTCACCTTCAATTTCTGAACGTCAGTGGAAAACCTTGAACAGCGACCCGCTCCATCCGCTTGAAAACCGTGCCACAAGAGGTTTGTATTCACCGGCCAGCACGTTCAAAGCGATTACGGCGCTCGCAGCACTGTCCGAAAAAGTTGTTACACCAGACAAGAAATTCGTGTGCAAAGGGCAACTCGAGCTTGGCGGACAGGTGTTCCGGTGCTGGAACCCGTACGGTCACGGAAGAGTCGATTTACACAGAGGAATCGTCGAATCCTGCGATACGTATTTCTACGAATTAGGATTGAAACTCGGTCCCGATCGAATAGCCAAGTACGCATCTCTTTTTGGAATGGGCGCTCCTACAGGGGTGGGACTTCCCCAGGAACTGCCCGGCCTCGTGCCCACTTCCGCATGGAAGATGCGGGCATACGGCGATTCCTGGAAAGACGGCGAGACTCTTACCGTCGCGATCGGCCAGGGATATCTGGTTTGCACGCCCATCCAGCTTGCAGTGATGACAGCGGCTCTATCCAATGGTGGAAAAGTGTTCAAGCCGTCGATCGTCAGTCAGATCGTGGCGGCAGACGGAACTACCGTCTTCAACCATTCTCCCGTGGTTCGCTGGGAAATTCCCATAGATCCTTATCATCTTTCTCTTCTGGATTCGGCTCTTGTGGATGTTGTCACCGACAAGAAGGGCACCGGTAAACGGTGCAGAATTCCTGGAATCAAGGTCCATGCTAAAACAGGAACTTCTCAGGTAATCAGGGTTAAGCAGCGAACGAAAGAGGAAGATCAGATTCCTTATCATGAACGAACTCACGCGATGTTCATTGCTTACGTGAATGACAGACCGCAGAAAATTGCCCTGATCATAATTGTCGAACATGGAGGAGGCGGAGGAGCCAGCGCCGCACCACTTGCCCGCAAGATTCTGGCCCGGTACTATGGAGTGCCCGATCCGGGCGATCCGGAAGACTAA
- the mreD gene encoding rod shape-determining protein MreD has protein sequence MREVVFCLILIFSALIVQTTVMMFFIPPEYRPDLMLIVIVWCGYRLSFITGAPAAFGTGLLVDLFSGSPTGLFSTMYCLFILLLGYLDSRFHLDSIPAKAVMILGATLVTGFMVFALRRASAPVEFGAHALEWITIRSIITAGIAVPVLSFLDTAWSGYSRLVGAS, from the coding sequence TTGAGAGAAGTCGTCTTTTGTCTCATACTTATATTCTCTGCACTCATTGTCCAGACGACAGTTATGATGTTCTTTATTCCCCCGGAATACAGACCGGATCTCATGCTCATCGTGATCGTCTGGTGCGGCTATCGACTCTCTTTTATCACCGGCGCACCGGCGGCGTTTGGAACAGGGTTGTTGGTAGATCTCTTTTCCGGATCCCCCACAGGCCTTTTCTCCACGATGTATTGCCTTTTCATCCTTCTCCTCGGGTACTTGGATTCCAGGTTTCATCTTGATAGTATTCCTGCCAAAGCCGTGATGATCTTGGGAGCCACTCTCGTCACCGGCTTCATGGTTTTCGCCTTACGGCGTGCTTCAGCACCCGTGGAATTCGGAGCACATGCACTTGAATGGATAACTATCAGATCCATAATCACCGCAGGAATTGCCGTCCCGGTTCTGAGCTTTTTGGACACCGCATGGTCGGGGTATTCCCGTCTCGTCGGTGCAAGCTGA
- the mreC gene encoding rod shape-determining protein MreC, with product MPRSIRDIAILLILIGGGLIILFSSPKENESGPAGRVVYAVVRPFQQAISSVRGKTVYLWSTYIDLVNVKSENEKLKGEVTKLRQDTIALVEKELENRRLRKLLLLKTRSEFPTLVAQIIADDAVGWYKTIIINKGSEDGLAPDMPVVVPEGVLGKVAKTASEVSRVTLLTDPNLSLDCRILRTRDRAILNGALKKGCLLRYISLNSDIKPGDQVITSGLDGVFPKGLTVGTVESVHKGADGLFMEAQVKPAANFGEVEEVLVILEQKGGFDVSPGLEDKR from the coding sequence ATGCCTCGATCGATACGCGATATTGCCATATTACTCATTCTCATCGGCGGAGGTTTGATAATTCTCTTTTCTTCCCCAAAGGAGAATGAAAGCGGACCCGCCGGTCGCGTTGTCTATGCTGTCGTGAGACCGTTTCAACAAGCTATTTCGTCAGTACGCGGAAAGACCGTGTACCTGTGGAGCACGTACATCGATCTAGTAAACGTGAAATCCGAAAACGAAAAACTTAAGGGGGAAGTCACCAAGTTACGGCAGGATACGATTGCATTGGTGGAAAAAGAGCTGGAAAACAGGCGATTGCGGAAACTGTTGCTCTTGAAGACTCGCAGTGAGTTCCCTACGCTCGTTGCGCAGATCATTGCCGATGACGCTGTCGGTTGGTACAAGACCATAATCATAAACAAAGGCTCGGAAGACGGATTGGCTCCTGACATGCCCGTTGTGGTACCCGAAGGTGTCCTGGGCAAGGTGGCCAAGACTGCTTCGGAGGTTTCCAGGGTGACTCTCTTGACAGACCCCAACCTATCACTGGACTGTCGGATTCTGCGAACGAGGGATCGAGCGATATTGAACGGAGCTCTGAAAAAGGGTTGTTTACTGCGTTATATAAGCCTTAATTCGGACATAAAACCTGGAGATCAGGTAATTACCTCCGGTCTGGACGGGGTCTTCCCCAAAGGTCTGACGGTAGGCACAGTGGAATCCGTCCACAAGGGAGCAGACGGTCTTTTCATGGAAGCTCAGGTGAAGCCTGCAGCAAACTTCGGGGAAGTTGAAGAGGTGCTCGTAATTCTCGAACAAAAAGGCGGATTCGACGTGAGTCCCGGGTTGGAGGACAAGCGTTGA
- a CDS encoding rod shape-determining protein, protein MVFDSLSGFFSNDMAIDLGTANTLVYVRGKGVILSEPSVVAVKTDLKRGPRIVAVGTDAKKMLGRTPDNMQAIRPMKDGVIADFEVTEAMLKHFIFKIHHRRFLVKPRIIICMPSGSTQVEMRAVREAAKSAGAREVYLIEEPLAAAIGANLPITEPTSSMIVDIGGGTTEVAVISMSDIVYSKSLRVAGDKIDNAIIRYVKQRYSLLIGERTAENIKMMIGSACAEPEESIIEVKGRDLIGGVPKVVALRSGEVTEAIAEPVRAILETIKTALEQTPPELAADIVDNGIVLTGGGSLLKNLDEVIRRETSLPVIVADDPLCTVVVGSGIVFEHFDVLKDVLIR, encoded by the coding sequence ATGGTTTTTGATTCACTATCCGGTTTTTTCTCAAACGATATGGCCATTGACCTCGGTACGGCCAATACCCTGGTGTACGTCCGTGGCAAAGGCGTCATACTCTCGGAACCTTCCGTCGTTGCAGTAAAAACCGATCTCAAGCGAGGACCGCGGATTGTTGCCGTTGGGACGGATGCCAAGAAGATGCTCGGCAGGACTCCGGACAATATGCAGGCGATACGCCCCATGAAAGACGGCGTCATAGCCGATTTCGAAGTCACCGAAGCGATGCTGAAGCATTTCATATTCAAGATTCATCATCGCAGGTTTCTCGTAAAACCCAGAATTATCATATGCATGCCTTCAGGAAGTACGCAGGTGGAAATGCGTGCCGTCAGGGAAGCAGCCAAAAGCGCAGGAGCACGTGAGGTATATCTCATTGAGGAGCCCCTGGCTGCAGCTATCGGCGCGAATCTGCCCATTACGGAACCAACCAGCAGCATGATCGTTGACATTGGCGGGGGCACTACGGAGGTGGCGGTCATATCCATGTCTGACATCGTGTACTCAAAGTCCTTGCGAGTCGCCGGTGACAAAATTGACAATGCCATTATCCGATACGTGAAGCAGAGATACAGCCTCCTCATAGGTGAACGAACCGCCGAAAACATTAAGATGATGATCGGAAGCGCATGTGCCGAACCTGAAGAAAGCATTATAGAGGTGAAGGGAAGGGACCTTATCGGCGGCGTGCCCAAAGTGGTTGCCCTGAGGTCGGGGGAAGTCACCGAGGCAATCGCCGAACCGGTCAGAGCTATTTTAGAAACGATCAAGACCGCTCTGGAACAGACTCCACCAGAGTTGGCAGCAGATATCGTGGACAACGGCATAGTGCTCACCGGTGGGGGCTCTTTACTCAAGAATCTCGATGAAGTCATCCGGAGAGAAACCAGTCTTCCTGTGATTGTCGCAGACGATCCGTTATGTACCGTGGTAGTCGGTTCCGGAATTGTTTTTGAACATTTCGATGTCCTGAAAGACGTTTTGATACGATGA
- a CDS encoding SurA N-terminal domain-containing protein, translating into MLDLMRRHASSWIIKVALGGIIVVFVFFFGWSGPGDKSRNYAAKVNDTVISYDHFARIYDATLKKMELRFGGSVPSEFMDRVNLKKVVIQGMVNQTLLLQEAKKLGLFVDDSELVRDIRTDPSFQRDGRFDEMLYRAYVSNIKMSPTTFEEARKQELLERQMVRLLTDSVKTDPQEVKQLWHFQNDKVALSVLLIHPEPITEPIDSKELETFYKENEAKYEFPPSLNMEYAVFSWHDLIKNMSVSEEEAKSYYNNHPKEFTEPERVHARQILFKLPEDATPEVIEQVRKRAEFTKNAIEGGQNFADVAKSESQDDATADKGGDLGFFSRGTVNRDLEKVAFALEPGKVSDPIKTEQGFHLLMVDEKKPETVIDFALAKEKIEHKLIEDKARKKISSDADNFYEQVYRSEDLEGTAKQFGFDVRKAEFVSRAGGIPDLTSDPKVMEEAFSLRSGEISRLLRVGDKYLVIKLLAKNKERIPPLDEIRKTVEQDYLKRQAANAARKKAEEILKALKAKPEDADAIAASYGLKWDQLDSISRTAGFVAKLGGGQEVNEMLTSLSKENPLYPTPLTTAEGIAIVRLTDVVQGSDEQYAKEAEAFEKWILEVRKTEFLKGWLKLMEDKAKIDISEKL; encoded by the coding sequence GTGCTCGATCTTATGAGAAGACACGCCAGCTCTTGGATTATCAAGGTGGCACTTGGTGGAATTATCGTCGTTTTTGTCTTTTTTTTCGGCTGGTCCGGTCCTGGCGACAAATCTCGCAATTACGCGGCCAAAGTAAACGATACCGTGATCTCGTACGATCACTTTGCCAGAATATACGATGCCACATTGAAAAAAATGGAACTCAGGTTCGGAGGTTCCGTACCTTCTGAATTCATGGACCGGGTGAACCTCAAGAAAGTTGTCATCCAGGGAATGGTGAATCAGACTTTACTATTGCAGGAAGCCAAGAAACTCGGTCTATTCGTGGACGACAGCGAGTTGGTGCGCGATATCCGGACAGACCCCTCGTTTCAGAGAGACGGTCGTTTCGACGAGATGTTATATCGGGCTTATGTGTCCAATATAAAAATGAGTCCTACAACGTTCGAAGAAGCCCGGAAACAGGAACTTCTCGAACGGCAAATGGTGCGTCTGCTTACCGATTCCGTCAAGACCGACCCGCAGGAAGTCAAACAGCTATGGCATTTCCAAAATGACAAAGTGGCTCTGTCCGTTCTTCTGATCCACCCGGAACCGATAACCGAGCCCATCGATTCGAAAGAATTGGAGACATTCTACAAAGAGAACGAGGCAAAGTACGAATTTCCTCCTTCTCTGAATATGGAATACGCTGTATTTTCCTGGCACGATCTTATAAAGAATATGTCGGTCTCGGAGGAGGAGGCCAAATCCTATTACAATAACCATCCGAAAGAATTTACCGAGCCGGAACGAGTGCACGCCAGACAAATTCTCTTCAAATTGCCCGAAGATGCGACTCCGGAAGTCATAGAACAGGTGCGCAAAAGAGCCGAATTCACAAAGAATGCGATCGAGGGCGGTCAAAACTTCGCCGACGTGGCCAAATCGGAATCACAGGATGATGCAACTGCCGACAAGGGAGGGGATCTCGGCTTCTTTTCCCGCGGAACCGTAAATCGTGATCTTGAAAAAGTGGCATTCGCCCTGGAGCCCGGCAAAGTATCCGACCCAATCAAGACCGAGCAAGGTTTTCACTTGCTCATGGTTGACGAGAAGAAACCTGAAACGGTCATCGATTTTGCCCTGGCAAAAGAAAAGATCGAACACAAGCTCATCGAAGATAAGGCGCGCAAGAAAATATCTTCGGATGCAGACAATTTTTATGAACAGGTATACAGGAGTGAAGATCTGGAAGGAACCGCCAAGCAATTCGGATTCGATGTACGGAAAGCCGAATTCGTTTCGAGAGCTGGGGGAATTCCGGATTTGACGAGCGATCCGAAAGTTATGGAAGAAGCGTTTTCGTTGAGATCGGGCGAGATTTCCAGACTGCTTCGAGTCGGTGACAAGTATCTCGTCATCAAGCTCCTGGCCAAGAACAAAGAACGCATTCCCCCACTGGATGAAATTCGGAAGACAGTGGAACAGGATTACCTGAAACGACAAGCTGCAAATGCAGCCAGAAAGAAAGCTGAAGAGATTCTGAAAGCGCTCAAGGCGAAACCTGAAGATGCTGATGCCATTGCCGCATCTTACGGCCTGAAATGGGACCAGTTGGATTCAATTTCGCGGACCGCAGGATTCGTGGCGAAACTCGGCGGAGGACAGGAAGTGAATGAAATGCTCACATCTTTGTCCAAAGAAAATCCCCTGTATCCGACGCCTCTCACGACAGCGGAAGGAATCGCAATAGTGCGTTTGACCGACGTGGTTCAGGGTAGTGACGAGCAGTATGCAAAGGAAGCCGAAGCGTTCGAGAAATGGATCCTGGAAGTTCGGAAAACCGAATTTCTTAAAGGATGGCTGAAGCTCATGGAAGATAAAGCAAAAATCGACATCAGCGAAAAGCTCTAA
- a CDS encoding hemolysin family protein, translated as MEPLLILAGIILTLILLNGLFACMEIAVVSVPRTRLKRYQKEKRPGAATAITLQKEIDRFFATVQIGVTFVATLSSALAGASAQEIFTPVLEKLGVPADSATGHVLSILAISVTLSYISLVIGELVPKSLARRYPGRISLMFARPFKIFADSMLPVVWVLTKSTAGVLKLLRIRETPAPSLTPEELRMMASELLESRQIPQRIYEMLVRVTRFSQIRVEDVMIPRARMIVVHADSRNDPTLRDKILRIFRKHPFTYFPVMDRRDENVLGLVNVKDLLLRDKQHAPSELLRPAFFAVRGQTLDRILSVMQIHDEPMWVVVDEHGNIDGIITLEDVLEELIGEMESITPVEMTSQTPQSAPKEDFEFTTDGLITLHELQEQYSISLPQSLYYSTLAGFMLDKLGKIPSPGDYVEFENLRFEVLAMEENRIKEVRVMPLKTSTKE; from the coding sequence ATGGAGCCTTTGTTGATATTGGCGGGTATTATACTCACTTTGATTCTTCTCAATGGATTGTTCGCGTGCATGGAGATTGCCGTTGTCTCGGTTCCGAGAACCCGGTTGAAAAGATATCAAAAGGAAAAGCGTCCCGGAGCGGCTACAGCGATAACGCTGCAAAAGGAAATAGACCGTTTTTTTGCCACTGTACAGATCGGCGTCACTTTCGTGGCCACTCTGAGTTCCGCCCTTGCTGGTGCATCGGCTCAGGAGATATTTACTCCCGTTCTGGAAAAATTGGGGGTTCCTGCCGATTCTGCGACGGGTCATGTGTTATCCATTCTCGCGATAAGTGTCACTCTTTCCTATATAAGCCTGGTAATCGGCGAATTGGTTCCCAAATCGTTGGCTCGTCGATACCCGGGCCGTATCAGTTTGATGTTTGCCCGCCCTTTCAAGATATTTGCCGATTCAATGCTGCCGGTCGTGTGGGTTCTAACGAAGTCGACAGCCGGAGTGCTAAAACTGCTCCGAATAAGAGAAACACCTGCTCCTTCTCTCACACCGGAAGAGCTGCGGATGATGGCATCGGAACTCCTGGAGAGCCGTCAAATCCCGCAGCGGATCTATGAAATGCTGGTGCGAGTGACCCGATTTTCACAGATCCGAGTCGAAGACGTGATGATTCCCCGTGCAAGGATGATCGTCGTTCATGCAGATTCAAGAAACGATCCGACTTTAAGAGACAAGATCCTGCGTATTTTCAGAAAACATCCGTTTACTTACTTTCCCGTGATGGACAGGCGCGACGAGAACGTGCTGGGCCTCGTGAACGTAAAGGACTTGCTGCTACGAGACAAACAACATGCACCATCCGAATTGCTGAGACCCGCTTTTTTCGCGGTCCGCGGTCAAACACTGGACCGCATACTCTCAGTAATGCAGATTCACGACGAACCAATGTGGGTAGTAGTGGACGAACATGGCAATATTGACGGAATCATTACCCTGGAAGATGTGCTCGAGGAATTGATCGGTGAAATGGAATCGATTACTCCGGTGGAAATGACTTCGCAAACACCCCAGTCTGCTCCTAAAGAAGACTTCGAGTTTACGACCGACGGGTTGATCACTCTTCATGAATTACAGGAACAGTATTCAATCTCGTTGCCTCAATCCTTGTATTATTCAACTCTTGCCGGTTTTATGCTCGACAAATTAGGTAAAATTCCTTCTCCCGGTGACTATGTGGAATTCGAAAATCTTCGGTTCGAAGTACTAGCAATGGAAGAAAACCGAATTAAGGAGGTGCGAGTGATGCCCCTTAAGACCTCGACTAAAGAATAG